GGGAAGAGGGTGCTATCATCAAAGGGAAATGAGCAAACTACCCTGAAATTTCATCAGCTCTGCATATACTGCTTCTTCGGTGTCACTGCAGGGCTCGTTGGCGGTCTGCTAGGTTTGGGAGGTGGTTTCATCATGGGACCACTGTTTTTGGAGCTCGGCATCCCTCCCCAGGTACACTCCACCCCCCAGTTTTCACGTTTATGTATGTCAACAAGTTATGATTTGGCCATAACGAATGCCTCCTTAACTGAAACCATCATAGGTTTCAAGTGCTACCGCCACGTTTGCGATGATGTTCTCTGCTTCTATGTCCGTCGTGGaatactacctcttgaaccggtttCCAGTTCCTTATGGTAACACTATCCCTCTGGTTCACATTGTTTTTCTTGGTTTAGGGCTGGGCATGTACTGAATCAATTTCTTGGCCTTTTCTTCAGCTGCTTACTTTGTTGCTGTGGCGTTCGTTGCTGCCATTATCGGGCAACATGTAGTCAGGAGGTTGATCAGTTGGTTAGGGCGGGCATCACTCATCATCTTCATACTGGCTTTCATGATCTTCATCAGCGCAATTTCTCTCGGTACATTTTCGAACATCTGACTGTGCCCTGATCAAATGTCCACTGTTTTTGAACTTTGAACAATGTTAAGCTGCTTCTTTTCAATCTTCAGGTGGGGTCGGTATCTCGAACATGATTCACAAGATGGAGCAACATGAGTACATGGGGTTTGAGAACCTCTGCAAGTATGATGCATAGTATGCAAGCAGGCTTAATGTTCATGTGCAGTCATTCGAGCAAGGAACCGGAATTAAATTGGAGATTCGATTCATAGGTGGTtcaggtttcaaatctttagccaTGTAACCAGAATGTAATCTAGCGCGCAAAAAACTGGAGGTCACCGCTTGGGGTTAGAACTGGAGTAAATGTTGGGAGCGCACTTTTTTTCTGGAACTGATTTCTGAATTTTCAGTTTAAAGCCAATTCACCGTGCCTATCTCATTGTACCAATCTTGTACTAGATTTAGTGAACTTGTTCTTATGCCCTGCAGAAATATCACCCTAGATGTGCATTTTGTTGTCAGAAATTGTTCACTGAGAATGCCCCTGCAGATAGGCGTATACCCCATTATCAAACGATCGATGCACAGCGCCGGCAGAATTTCATGTTTCTGCATGTCCTGCTCTACGTTTCTTCAGAATTCAACATATATCATACCCACAATCTACATCACCAGACAAAGATTATGGCGCCACTCATCGCCAATAATCAGGGCTGCTGAAAACACTTGGCCTCTGTACTTATCTCTTAATTTGAACCAACATCAGATCATGAACATGTAACACTCCagtactatttattttattttattttttgcgggGGAACACTCCAGCACTATTAGTAGAATGGTTGCGCTTGCATCCTTCCAGAACATTTCAGCATCACGAGATATCTTGTACTAGTagaaagttgagacacttattttggtacggagggagtaataaagtaACTACTGCCGCCGTAAGATCTTTTGATCATGATTTCCTACATATCACATCCCTCAATTTGCATTCTCAAAGGAGGCAATGCATGGGCATGGCAACAAGGCAAAGAGTGACAGTCTGATGCATTATAGGCAACTTAAAATATATCATTGTAACTAACAGATGTTAcattctctttttccctttctgaaAAGTATTGCCATACTTTAACTTATATCATTGTAACAAAACATCAACGCACCATTCTGAAGTTTCTAACCCATAACGAAGATTTCTAAGACTCGTGTTTACAGTAGCACCAATTTAGGGGATGCTATGAACAACTTTATCTAAATCGTCGGAAGACAGTTGAGATAGAAGAGAACATTGTATGCTAACGATAGGGGGGAAACTGTAAGCTGACAGTTACCAGAAGCATGCTTGAAATCATTAATCAACCATGCTCCTGTTACCAGGACACTCGAGCAAGGCGTTGTTTTTAGCATCTGAAGCGATTTACAGTTTTTTACATGAATAGATCATAGTGCAGCTGCCCTTCAACTGTCCTGGACCAGGTTGGTTGGCGCACTCAAAACATACTTGGGCAGTTCATATTTAGCACCTGAAATGTTAATAGCTATGGTAAACTAACTGAACAACAGTTGAAAGAGTGGGAAAAAAGGAATCAGATGGAAAATCAAACCTCTTTCATCATAGCATAGAGTCAGGTCAGCATTTGAAACAATTACGCCTGCACTTTCCACAATTGCCTGTGCAAGGGCTACATCAGCCTCTGACGCAGCACGAAGGGCATCCCAAATTTCTGTAGAAGGCTTAAATGGTTAGTCCAAGGATTGCGTACATGAGCAGCTAAGAGAACTATAGATACAAGCACAAAAAGAAAATTTAGCTCAACTAATAATTTAATAGTAGGAAGTAAAATTATGTAAAGACACACGACAGAAGCAAAGAGTGAGAAGTACCTTTCCGACCACCATAGTGAGGAGCTGTGTCCCAAAACTCATCACGCATCTGCCTGAGCTGGGCAATTGTGATCGGCTGGGGGTGCTTCCAGGGCTTAGGCTTCCTGACTTTCTTCGTAGCTTCTGCATAAATTTAAAATAAGCCACATTGTATGAAATGACCAGTGAAGCCTGAATACGTATACACAGTTAAAAGATATTAGAGTAAATTCAGTGCAAGACAAAAGACAAACAGTGCCAGTTTTTTCACTCTCAAAAACTCATCTCTATTTAACAGGAACATCATTGTACAACTTCCCATTCGATGAAAAGTTTACCTTTAAATTTTAAGGCGTCTTTCCTAGCCCTGTTCTCATTGCCTTATGTGTCTACCACAAATATACACATTACATATGGTGAGTAGAATTTTTTTACCACCAACAAACTAACTTATAGGGACTGAAGAACATAAATGAAAATTTTATCTGTGCCAACAACTCAAAATTGCAATTAATCAAATATTGAGTGGacattttttttgcatggtaatacgtgtctcatttataacATAAGGATCATAGTACAAGCCACGTACATACTGACCTGGCAAAACTGAACAAATAGCAGAACGCTAGCCTTTGCACAAAGGAACAAcagccaagaagtaaaattacaaacaAGACCGAAGAAACCTCTGAGCTTGATCCATGCTATTACATGAGATGACTAAAACACACATAGGTATATAATAATGTTATTTCATCTAATTATTCAAGATTAGACATTGTCAATGAGTAGTCAGGCATGTATTTAATAGATCTACATGAGGTCATCAACTATCTAAAATACTGGCAAGTGGCAAGAACTAACAATTCCACAAAATGTTTTGTACCATTTTCAAAAGACACAATATGATGCACAAGGACTTACATAATACTACCATCATGTTCCAAATGTCACTTGCTCCTTCTTTATCAAATACCAAGCCCCACAGAATTGTTCAAAACATAATACTACTTTTAACAGTTTAGCACAACCTAGTCCTTGTGGATACATTTTGTCAGGCTCCAAGCTGATTAGGCTAACTAATCAACCATCCATATTCTTCAATAAATGTTGACACCATTATTAGTTTACCAGACACTAAGCTATTACTTCTAGCTGAATACATAAAATGCAACTCTACTCAAATGTAATGAACAAGGAAACCAAATCCTGTATAGTTCCAGCTTTCAGTATTCAACTTGCACAAAATGTCATGTCTCTTGCATCAGGATTCAGGACAATAGAACAGGATCCAAAATATAACATTCGCTCATGAATTGTCATAATAAACAACCACTACATAtcacaaaagaaaacagaaacctTCAAGATACAGAGATGTTAATCTCACCCCCAAGAATGCAATGAATGTTAAAACTATGTCTTGTCGACTGCTATGCTAACTAATTAGTTCCATTCAGAACAAATCATACAGAAATCAAAATGATGCGTCATGTAGCAAAGCATAGTTGTGCATGCTGTCGGATCAAGAAGCATTTGTCACACACAAGAAACTGGAAAGAACAAAAAAAAATCTCTTCAGAAAGGACAATTTCGCCATCCATGCTTAATTTGGACTATCCACAAGTTCAACAAGTCTATCACAGCTAACAACTTTGGAAGATCCAAATCCAGTTACATCCTCATGTTCAGACACTCACTGatcatgacctcctcttcaccaaACTATGATTAACGAAGTCAGAAAGTGTCCTATATCATCTACCAGACGTTATGCACACAGGGACAACAATGTATAAAAAAGGAACCTAATTTACACTCCTGTCGCCACTCAATAGTTACACAATCCAGTTCAGCAAGAGCACTCTCTAGTTACACAAGGGGAAGCAACTCCATCTTCCCCAAGAATCCCATCGTCGCAAACTAATCATTCACCAAGGAAATCCGCACAACAAATGATCCCATTCAGTTCCACTCCTGCAATTTTTACCGGCCAACTCAAACCCAAATCACAACTCGACAAATAATCCCTTTCCACGAAGGCGCCACTCAAAAATCCCTGCCAAGCCCTTAAGCAACTACCTACACACAAATAACTCAACTTGGATAGCCTAGCACGATTTGGAACCAAGAAATCAATTCCTGCCAAGCACGGCTGGACAAGAATCCATTCCCATCACACAACTGACGCCATCTACACCATCACAACGCACGCCCTCTAAAGGGACCAACAAATCTTCAAACTCCAAGAACCCAATTCCACGAGTCGCACAGAAATCTTGTCGCAAGGACCCGATCCTAACGGGGCGGATCAAGCAGAAAGCGAAGAACAGGAGGGGAAATCTGAGGGGCTGGGAGCTCGGATCGTGAAATCTTACCGCCTCCGGCGGCCGCAGCGCCCTTGGGGGTGGATCCTGCGCAGCCCATGAGGATCCTGCTTCTCGGTGGTGAAGCCGTGGAGGACTGGAGGAGGGCTTTGGGGGAGGCACAGCTTGGCTTCCGAGCTTCTACGGAAGAAAGGAACAGAAAGCGCCGGTGGTTTACTGTATATATCCCCTTTCATAAGCTCTCCTGTCTTCGTTTATAGGAGTGtgattttatttatttaattaaatcAAAACTTGCTTATATCAGAGGAGAGAACATCGGAATATCGGATACAACAACGTAATAATAGAGTAACTGAAGCCAATAACATAAGAATGACCCTAGAAAAACAAAGCTTGCAAGCAAGACAATATGGCTCAACATTTTGCTAAGGTCATCTCCAACGCGGAGCCTCAAAATGTCCGCACGTGTCCGAACCGACTTGTTCGGATGTTGCAAGACATCCAACACGGGCTTGTATTTGTTGGCAACGAGTCCGCATGTCCGTTTACTCACAAACCGAAAGCAAACCAGGGGGCTTTGCGTGGAGTTCGGACCTCCGACACGTAGGACTCCGACAGCCTCAGCCCACACAAAACCGAGGCGAAGCCCGTGCATTTGGAGCAGTCCGCAAATCGGTGCCAAAaccccctccccctctccgctcTGATCGCCGCATCATCCACCCTTCTCGCACTTTTCGCTTCCGCCACCGCATGGACCCGTACGAAGATCTGCTGGAGCCGGCGGGGGTGAAGGATCTGGAGAAGGTGTCCGCCTGGAAGATTAACTCAGCGGCACGACAAGCCCGCCACCTCAAAGCAAAGGCAAAAGATGGGGTGGCCGACAAAAAGAAGGGCGGCAAGGGAGCGGGTGGGGCCAAGGACGGGGTGCAGGGGCCAGGCGGGGCGTCGTCACCATCGTCGTCCATACACATGCCACCCTGTCCATAGCAATATCAACCTCCCTACTTCTACGCCACCAA
This window of the Triticum aestivum cultivar Chinese Spring chromosome 5D, IWGSC CS RefSeq v2.1, whole genome shotgun sequence genome carries:
- the LOC123121299 gene encoding ubiquitin domain-containing protein 1 → MGCAGSTPKGAAAAGGEATKKVRKPKPWKHPQPITIAQLRQMRDEFWDTAPHYGGRKEIWDALRAASEADVALAQAIVESAGVIVSNADLTLCYDERGAKYELPKYVLSAPTNLVQDS